One Stenotrophomonas oahuensis genomic region harbors:
- the rpoH gene encoding RNA polymerase sigma factor RpoH — MSQNTSTALVANNLPIPSALGSLDAYIGAVHQIPVLSVDDEQDLARRFRDEQDLDAARELVHSHLRFVVHVARGYNGYGLALGDLIQEGNIGLMKAVKRFDPDMGVRLVSFAVHWIRAEMHEFILKNWRIVKVATTKAQRKLFFNLRKSKTRLGWMNAAEVSAVAKDLNVSEREVLEMESRLSGRDIGFDAPTDEDNDNAPPSPAAFLVANDEDPSMAYERADSEDNQLQLLREGLAELDARSRDIIRRRWLDADSKVTLQELADEYGVSAERIRQVEANALKKMKALFAA, encoded by the coding sequence ATGAGCCAGAACACCTCTACTGCCCTTGTGGCAAACAATCTCCCGATTCCCAGTGCGCTCGGTTCGCTGGACGCCTACATCGGTGCCGTGCACCAGATCCCGGTGCTGTCGGTCGATGACGAGCAGGACCTGGCCCGCCGCTTCCGCGACGAGCAGGACCTGGACGCCGCGCGCGAGCTGGTCCATTCCCACCTGCGCTTCGTGGTGCACGTGGCCCGTGGCTATAACGGCTACGGCCTCGCCCTGGGCGACCTCATCCAGGAAGGCAACATCGGCCTGATGAAGGCGGTGAAGCGCTTCGACCCGGACATGGGCGTTCGCCTGGTCTCCTTCGCGGTGCACTGGATCCGTGCCGAAATGCACGAGTTCATTCTGAAGAACTGGCGCATCGTGAAGGTCGCCACCACCAAGGCGCAGCGCAAGCTGTTCTTCAACCTGCGCAAGTCCAAGACCCGCCTGGGCTGGATGAACGCGGCCGAAGTCAGCGCCGTGGCCAAGGACCTCAACGTCTCCGAGCGTGAAGTGCTGGAAATGGAATCGCGCCTGTCCGGTCGCGATATCGGTTTCGACGCACCGACCGACGAAGACAACGACAACGCCCCGCCGTCGCCGGCCGCGTTCCTGGTTGCCAACGACGAAGACCCGTCGATGGCCTACGAGCGCGCCGACAGCGAAGACAACCAGCTGCAGCTGCTGCGCGAAGGCCTGGCCGAGCTCGACGCCCGCTCGCGCGACATCATCCGTCGCCGCTGGCTGGACGCCGACAGCAAGGTCACCCTGCAGGAACTGGCCGATGAGTACGGCGTCTCCGCCGAGCGCATCCGTCAGGTCGAAGCCAACGCCCTGAAGAAGATGAAGGCGTTGTTCGCGGCCTGA
- the purD gene encoding phosphoribosylamine--glycine ligase has translation MKILVIGSGGREHALAWKLAQSARVSEVLVAPGNAGTATEARCRNVAVKVTDLDGLLALVQAEGVELTVVGPEVPLVAGVVDRFRAAGHRIFGPTAKAAQLEGSKAYAKDFLARHNIPTAFYAVHTDVDAALQYVREKGAPIVIKADGLAAGKGVIVAMTLEEAEAAVRDMLSGNAFGDAGARVVIEEFLDGEEASFISMVDGKTALPMATSQDHKRVGDGDTGPNTGGMGAYSPAPVVTDDVHARVMREVVNPTVQGMIADGIPFTGFLYAGLMIDASGAPKVIEFNVRFGDPETQPVMLRLQSDLVELVEAAIDERLHETTAQWDPRPSLGVVMAASPYPETPITGDVITGLDQVPVSAKVFHAGTTLDGQGQVLSAGGRVLCVAALGSSVGEAQANAYAGVAKVTWEHEFHRGDIGWRAIAREQA, from the coding sequence ATGAAAATCCTCGTCATCGGCTCTGGCGGCCGTGAACATGCCCTGGCCTGGAAGCTGGCCCAGTCCGCCCGCGTCAGCGAAGTGCTGGTGGCCCCCGGCAACGCCGGCACCGCGACTGAAGCCAGGTGCCGCAACGTGGCCGTCAAGGTCACCGATCTGGACGGGCTGCTGGCGCTGGTGCAGGCCGAAGGTGTTGAGCTGACCGTGGTTGGTCCGGAGGTTCCGCTGGTCGCTGGCGTGGTGGATCGCTTCCGCGCGGCCGGCCACCGCATTTTCGGGCCGACCGCCAAGGCGGCGCAGCTGGAAGGCAGCAAGGCCTACGCCAAGGACTTCCTGGCCCGCCACAACATCCCGACTGCGTTCTATGCGGTGCACACCGACGTGGACGCCGCGCTGCAGTACGTGCGCGAGAAGGGCGCGCCGATCGTGATCAAGGCCGACGGTCTGGCCGCCGGCAAGGGCGTGATCGTGGCGATGACGCTCGAGGAAGCTGAAGCCGCCGTGCGCGACATGCTGTCAGGCAACGCCTTTGGTGATGCCGGCGCGCGCGTGGTGATCGAGGAGTTTCTGGACGGCGAAGAAGCCAGCTTCATCTCGATGGTGGACGGTAAGACCGCGCTGCCGATGGCGACCTCGCAGGACCACAAGCGCGTGGGCGACGGCGACACCGGCCCGAACACCGGCGGCATGGGCGCGTACTCGCCTGCACCGGTGGTCACCGATGACGTGCATGCCCGCGTGATGCGCGAAGTGGTGAACCCCACCGTGCAGGGCATGATTGCCGACGGTATTCCGTTCACCGGCTTCCTGTACGCCGGGCTGATGATCGACGCCAGCGGCGCACCGAAGGTGATCGAGTTCAACGTGCGCTTCGGCGACCCGGAAACCCAGCCGGTGATGCTGCGCCTGCAGTCGGACCTGGTGGAACTGGTGGAAGCCGCGATTGATGAGCGCCTGCATGAGACGACCGCCCAGTGGGACCCGCGTCCGTCGCTGGGCGTGGTGATGGCGGCTTCGCCGTATCCAGAAACGCCGATCACCGGTGATGTGATCACTGGCTTGGACCAGGTGCCGGTCAGTGCCAAGGTGTTCCATGCCGGCACCACGCTGGACGGGCAGGGCCAGGTGCTCAGCGCCGGTGGCCGCGTGCTGTGTGTCGCCGCGCTGGGTAGCAGCGTCGGTGAGGCGCAGGCCAATGCGTATGCCGGCGTGGCCAAGGTCACGTGGGAACATGAGTTCCATCGTGGTGATATTGGTTGGCGTGCGATTGCGCGCGAGCAGGCGTAA